CTTAAAAATTCCATTATATAGATTAGATCAAATGATTGttgaaatttttttttttttttttttgtataacAATTGAAATctaaatattataacatatatatatatatatatatatatatataagaataaatgTTTAGAATAAtcaataattataaattatatgaataattaataagaattatgatttattaatataaacaaaataaattatatatatattgtaagGTAAAGTACcattatttgttttatataatattattttgacataataatgtaataaatatttgtctttatgtatatatctATTTGGTTGTTTATTTAgatcatttatttatttcctttttctttgtttttgttttgtaattatagaattaaaatacataattatatagaataaggtttttttttttttttttttgtttttttttattaattaaatattatatgaatatataaattgtaaatttatatttgttttattattttgtttatttatgattaaatgtaatttattaatatatattttagaCATCTGATttacttatatttttaattaatttattttataatcctaataaaaaaaaaaaaatctttTACCATTCTgctatatatatatatatatttatttatttatatacatgtaatgatataacattattaatttattctttataattatttattttttcttacacatatatatttatttttttttcataaattttataatatatataaattttgatttagataataattaaatttgtatattaaaaatataaatattatattttttctaaataaaaagaagTTGAAAATTGTTGTAgatttatatgatttttagaaatataatatgtaccaataaatgattattagtttattatgattgaattattttgtttaaCGTATATTGTTCACATAGTGCTTTTCTTCAAGACcattgataataataaaaaaaggaaatataataatggCAACGTATTTTTGGATAACAtttcaaataattatttttgtaGTATTATACAAAACATTAAAGGTAAAATAATTTAGATTTACATagtatataaaatacatagtcaatatatatatatatatatatatatatatacatttatgtatatatattattttttaaaacaaattatatgtataattaaaaatataaatatgatatagctttagaatattattttacCTATGTATATTATGACATTACctatatgtatttatttgtatatatatatatatatatatatatatatatatatatatatttgaatacataattatttctttgtgaataatatttttttattacagAGCTTGATATATGACAATAAGGAGCATTCAATAAAACGTTATTTAGGTAGTAGGAATACCGAGAAAGATAAATTTGATGATtcaaatgaatataattaCAATAAGAAAACAGATGTTACACTTTGTGAAAATAACAATGAAAgtaatttatatgaattaaatgaatttattaaaaatatacaatgTGATAAGgataaaattttaaatgatcaaaataataatatactaGAAAAAGTAATTCGTAAAAAAGAATATCAGATTGtttatgatgataataatcCAGATATAGATTTTTTTACCaacaataaaaatttaaaaatagCTAGATATACATGGAAGGCTAAAACAGAAAAACCCAAAGCATATATTTTTGCATTACATGGCATTAGATCACATTTACGTAATCAATATTTGATTTATTATGGTAGACCTATATGGgtaaatgaaaatgaagagATAAACGAAGAATACTgtataaatgataatatggAAATGGACGTTTGTGAATcgaataatatatttgaaatagaagaaaataatatttgtgATAAAAAGGTGGACGATAACTTAATTTCTAGAGATAATTTGTCAAGTGATATAAAGgataagaataataataataatgaaaatgatattaGAAAACTCCTTGATGACGATAATGTTTTATTAcatgatgaaaatgaaaatgattatgatatttataggaacttatattattgttcGAAATGTGGTCTTTGTAATTATTGTGATTGTGGTAAAAGAACTTTATCTTATGAAAATAGTTGGGTACAGTCATTGAATGAAAATGGATATACGTTTTGTGGAATTGATATTCAATCACATGGGTTATCAGATGCATCAAGAAATGAACGATGTTTTGTTGAAAAGTTTGATAATTTTGTTACTGATGCTGTTCAGGCattagaaatatttataaatgaatgggaaatgaaaaatgaattaaGGCCCATAATACTGTTAGGTTCATCTATGGGGGGATGTATTACTATAAAAATGTTTGaacatttatatgaaaaaaataaggaatggaaaaaatatattaaaggTTTAGCACTTGTATCACCCATGATTTGTGTTGACAACGAAAAGAAATCATTACGAAATCGAATTATGGTAGGGCTAGGATCTATTCttagaaaaattatacctctttataaattaaaattttataatataaaaagaaaatatcATTGGATTACATTGGATGATATTATGGatccttattattattacgATGATTTAAAAGGTGGTATTGCATTAGAATGTGTATTAGGTGCTGATTCATGTATGACAGATAAgatattaaattatatagatGAAAGCGATATagatattataatatttcaatCAAAATTTGATCGCATAGTAGACCCAATTGGATCTTTAAAATTTGTGAATAAGATggttaatatatataacaaaaaagatgaagaaaa
This is a stretch of genomic DNA from Plasmodium gaboni strain SY75 chromosome Unknown, whole genome shotgun sequence. It encodes these proteins:
- a CDS encoding putative alpha/beta hydrolase, translating into MATYFWITFQIIIFVVLYKTLKSLIYDNKEHSIKRYLGSRNTEKDKFDDSNEYNYNKKTDVTLCENNNESNLYELNEFIKNIQCDKDKILNDQNNNILEKVIRKKEYQIVYDDNNPDIDFFTNNKNLKIARYTWKAKTEKPKAYIFALHGIRSHLRNQYLIYYGRPIWVNENEEINEEYCINDNMEMDVCESNNIFEIEENNICDKKVDDNLISRDNLSSDIKDKNNNNNENDIRKLLDDDNVLLHDENENDYDIYRNLYYCSKCGLCNYCDCGKRTLSYENSWVQSLNENGYTFCGIDIQSHGLSDASRNERCFVEKFDNFVTDAVQALEIFINEWEMKNELRPIILLGSSMGGCITIKMFEHLYEKNKEWKKYIKGLALVSPMICVDNEKKSLRNRIMVGLGSILRKIIPLYKLKFYNIKRKYHWITLDDIMDPYYYYDDLKGGIALECVLGADSCMTDKILNYIDESDIDIIIFQSKFDRIVDPIGSLKFVNKMVNIYNKKDEEKNLNINKDNNNNKKKKVSLNCFNGDNYESDDCDDNDYNDNYNNTEEIKNNEKIFKNISHMDFKNTTSEDSYDDIDKSCKHKKNFVVLSGQELRDEDILWKPCIHGHYKNYKIRKNMETFDFKNKDDEENYKHLCAHILNYGSHALSSEPDNKETCSILTDWINDIV